A segment of the Toxotes jaculatrix isolate fToxJac2 chromosome 2, fToxJac2.pri, whole genome shotgun sequence genome:
CAttacatcaataaaaaaaaaaaaaaaaaaagattttctttttgaaagCTAAAAACTTTTGCTCTGCACACAAAGTCAAGTGAGTCTCTGCTCTCCGATCATCTGACCGCTTCGTGTTCGAgaactgttgtttgtttgtcacgGTTTTAATTACAGAGGTTTCACTTTGTCTTGACTCATAGCTGCTGAGCAAACTTGCCTGTGCAGTTGTGCAAGCAAAGGCCAAGGGGGGTCACTGAGCGGGTGTGAGCGCACGCAGTCCTGAAACCCAAGTGGGTGAGAATAGAACAGGCCGAATCATAATCCAGGGATTTGTCAATATTTATTCAGCAGGACACATTACCCTCAGTGCACTCCTCCGTGACATTACAGAGGCCTCTATGGGCACGGCTGCACGTGTGTGAGGGTGACGGGGGTCAgccgtgtgcgtgtgtgtgtgtgtgtgtgtgtacacacacaatacacagccACAGCACACTCTGTACTgccacgctgctgctgctgttcaaacTAATGGAACCTGTTGCAGTTTCACTTGCCCCTCGTCCGTAATTGAATAGCGGCTAAGCCTTTCTTTTTAGAGTGGGTGGCACGGTAAATGTTTGATATGTGACTCAGCCTAATTTATCGAAGACACACACTCCACAGTGCTTCACTTGTTGTTTTAGTGTGTCGGTATTTGTTCTCAGACTTGGAAAGAAGCCCTCGGtattagctttgaaaagcttgtTGATGTTCTTTTGAGAACGGCTGGATAATGTTTGATCACTCGCTGATTTAGTAGAGACATGTACTGTAaacattgacttttttttctccccccaaTTAGACCGACATTACACTGTCACCTATTTATTTAACGATATTTCCTAACTGCACATAATTCCTGTTTACAGCTGGTACACTGAGAACTCTCAGATGAAGTTTGTATTCCTATCAGTCGTTATGGAAGGCTCTTCATCCTTGACTAATTGTCCCAGTTCTCCATGAGGGGATTTACCGTCAATGAGTGGGGttgtctttgtgtattttaactCACTGTCGCCCCCCTGTGGCCCCCCGCAGGTGTTCTTCACGAGGAACGGGAAGCTGATGGGCCGGAGGGAGATGGCGGTGCCTCCCGGCGGCCTCTACCCCACTGTGGGGATGCTGAGCAGCGGAGAGAAGGTGAAGGTGGATTTACATCCTCTCAGTGGATGAGCTGAGAGTCTGGACTGGACTTGTGATGCCCTGCAAACAGCTGGCTGCACTGTAGAGCTCACCCACGGTAGCCTAGCATGCTGCTAACACTCTCCAGAACACACTCAGCTCAGCTGCACACATGCACGTCGCTGTCGTCTTCCTCGACACTACCCCGGCTTTTATTTATAAGACTTGTACATTTCACAATCGTCACAGAGACACGACCGGGCCCTCCTCCTGGTTGTACAGTAGCAGAGAGGAGTGCTGCACAGGCTGTGTAGGTTACAGCGTGCAAAGTGCAGGAGTGGACGTCTCCTGAGGGACGTTTAACGGTTAAGTCTATGCAATCTGTACTGCTCTCATCCTCTCGTTTAACCTCCTTGTGCATGCAGAGTGTCTCTGAAACACTGAGCTGTTAAATCCCGCTCGTGAGCTCTGGCACACTTGGTTTATTTCAGTTGTCAGGACCCTAGGCAGAGCAGAGCGAGGCCAGCAGTTGTGCCGAGTCAGAGCCTTTTGGCAGTTTATGTTTCAGGGAATagaccctctctctctctctctctctctctctctctctctctctctctctctctccctctctccctgcctccctctccctgtcctctctctggGTGAGGCTGCCCTCCTGTGAGCGATCAGGGACCTGCTGTTGCCTCACCTCGCTCGCTGCTCTCCTGGAGCTGGCTGGAAGTGAACAGTGGATCTGAGTCAGTGATTCGTTTTGGATCTGATTATTGCAGGGGATGGTTACGGGTTTGGTCTCCGCAGCCAAGCCTAAGATTCTGTTTCCTGAGCAGCATCAGATCAGACGTTTCCTAAGATCGGATGGATCTGTGCATATTTCTGAGTTTCGTGCCGGAGTCAGAGTAAATGAATGTGTCGGGTATATTTTCTACAAAGaatctgcaaaatacacatttaaattGATCTTCTGTGTCACAAGTTCAGGGAACGTGTTTTGCTTTAGCACTTTGAGAACAAGAAAAGGAGCCAGGGGAGATTTTAAAGGAAGACATGCGTACAGTGGGTGGACAAGATAACAGACACACCTTCCAGTATGATACAGTCCAACCTAacatcacaaactacagccaTAAACATAACCATCGTGGTCAACAAACACCTCTGAAAGTAAAACCTACCTTTGCAAACCTCACACAGAAGCTTCAGGGCCATCGAATCGGACTGCATCATACTGTAATGTGTTATACTGttaatttgttcatttctttctccaattctttatttcagttttctttttttttccccgccTGATATTTTTGCAGGCAGCTTAAAAGCTGCTGACGAGccaagagacagaaaatatctGCTCAAAGTTCAGTTTCTTGCTGTTCCAGTCAGAAGATAACTTCCTCTCTTTGACGCCATATGTGACGTAGAATTAactgcttgattttttttttttttttttgaagataaaAATGATGTTTGGTCGCTGCATGtgcttttatgaaaaaaaaaaaaaagtgtgtgtgtgtgtgtgtggccaccAACACTtagtgatgtgtttgtgttttgtccagCGTACGACAGCAGCACCAGGGGCCTGTATCACAGACTGAAGTTAGAGGGGTTGTCCAGCTGTCTTTGGGTTTAACTCAGGGTTTCATGGAGCTGGATCGACACGGTGGCCTCTGCTGAACGGAGCTAAACCTGGTTAAAATGGACCCAACTaaccagccaatcagatcactggaaagaTGGACCCATCAGTCCAGTCCTTCAGAAAACAATCATGGGAACAGTTACTGATTTTACAGCAACTGCGTGTTATAATGAACGACCGTCGCCGTGGATTTCTTGCAAACTGCgcattatttaatatttctgctTGAAAGATGACAGAAACGATGCACTGATTATCATAACAGACGACAATCAGCTAATCGATTTGATCGATTGATCGACGAAGACTAACGAATGGTGATTAACATTTCAACAGCTGTAAGTGTAAGTTCGACCTAATGAACCATTCgtctctgttctgtctgatCACAGGGTCAGCGGTTCAATCCCTGACTCCTTCCGTCCTCGTGtcagtgtccttgagcaaggcactcaACCTCAGCTGTTCCACATGGTCAGACCGAGGTGCGAGTGTGTGAGAGGTAAATTGTCCAGTTCCCTGTCTTTTATTTCAGCTCACTTACAGCCCTGGATAATTCCCACatgtatttactttatttatttacttgattGTTCAGAGAACTGCAGCGATTCAGCTCTGCCCACGATGGTTAAACGGGTTTTTAACACACGTGAACAAATTTGCTCTGAAGTGGTTCATGTGAGCGGTTTAAGAGAATTCGTGGTGTCGACCAGTTTTCTcacatttcagattttctctAAGGCGAGAATGGAAATTACGAGCGGCCCAGACCAGTCGCAGAAATCATGAACAGACGATCTGTTTTTTCTGAAGGATCATGATACGAGTGAAGCGTTTGAATATGATACTGAAATGAACTTAAACTACATCTGTAACTATGACAAACTGCTCAACATGGCACCATCATCATGACTTGGCAACAAGCTCAGCAGCTCTGGCAGCTGCCTCAGTGTGTTTCCGCAGGTCTCTGCTGCGCTCGGCAGAGTAACACGATAATAACATTCTGGATCAGTAAGTAACGGTGAAGCAGGATCACTGGTGTTAGACTCTGTTAAACAGGTGACCCAAAGAGAGTCGGATCAAAGCTGAACTTTGTGATACAGGCCCCAGAGCTAAAGCAGTCTACTGTGTAGGTGAATGAGAAATACTGTCtggtttgtcatgttgtgttcgTGGGAGCTGGTTTCCGTACAGATAATAtgattattttttcttctcctgttcGTTTAAAGGGAATGAtatcgttattattattattgtaatgtATCGGCTAAATCGGTTAAACCAAAATCCTCATCAGATTTATTTCCTCTGCGTCTTTGCATCTGTATTTGTCCATTGCAGCATCAGCAGCCCTGTGACTTTGACGAACATTCCTCTCTACCTTCTTTTAAGGTGCTCACAGCAGGTTTTCGTAGTGTTTTCGGCTTCTAGACAAACCACGTCATTCGTTCACTAGGATCCTGCAGACAGTAATGCTAAGCGATCACATGCTGTAAAATTACCACACAGGGTTTAACTGTTAAATCACATATCTGCTGGAGATGTTTGTATGCTTGTTTTTAGCTGTTGTCGTGCATTTGTTTTAGAGCCATCGAtagatgtgtaaaaaaaaaacaaacatgtaaagtctgtttttcttctcctgcaggGCTGGATAGAGACTTAAGTCCAGGTTGTTACAGCCTGAACAGGTAAAACTTTTAAGCTAGACAGTGCAAAGATATTAATGAGACACTGATGTGGACGTTTCAGCCACATCTAAGTTCAGGGTATTAAAGTCACTTATATTTAAGTTTACTCAGAATCTCagtttacaaaaaacaaaacaaaaaaaaaaaacctttcaacCAAATTAGAGCTAAATCTGGTTAAATATTTTGTAGCATCTCCAGACTCACAGAGGACTCGTGTAGAAATAATCCCTCGCCTTGTTGCACTTGCACTATAATGGCCTTGTTCAGTACATGTATGTATCATCATTAAAGGTTTCATTAATGTAACAGAGTCAtggattgttttattttaaacgtacttaaaaaataattttcagtttttgtgccTGGATTTGGAGCAACTGTCTGACAAGCAGCCTTTTACACAGGGTTCATAAGTTGGGATTTATAATTATGGTTAATATTTTCCAAATTCTTTATGAATCACTTATGAGCCAATAATAACATtataactgatctataaagcATCAATAAGTGCTTTATTAATTATTAGCTGCAACTTTGTAAAGGCAAAGTACAGCTCGCGTGACTGTAGACTCCGGTCACCTCCTCCCTTATGTTTAATGCTGTATTTTATATACTGAAATATGAAGATGTGCtctcatgttatttttttcagatgtgtagggtttttttctttgtcatctctcatctgtaaatgaatgaattaatgttCCATCAGCCTTTACTCTGTTTGACACAGGATCAGAAACTCACACAACATATTAAGTATATAACAATTTATTTAAACAGTAGCAGTGTAGGATATTTGGTCCCTGggttttaaaaacaacaggacaACATTATTCAGATCCAGTTATAagtcaacaaaatgaaaagaaaagcacaaaagtgttttttttttctgtgcacatgGCGACTGAAAAGGAAGTGACAGATTTATTCGCTATAGAAACTGTGTCCAAAACCCAGCAAACCCCATTATTTATAAAAACGATAACAGAtgaaatgttctgttttctaAAACGATGGCCTCAGCATGTCTGTGAAACCTAACTACCCGTTAACAGGCTGTTCAGTGGCGACAGACACGTGAGCTGTAAACTTACCCACGTCTTGGTATAATGAGACCACGTGGTTGGTCTTCAGAACACATTACGAGGCcactgaaaatagaaaatgacaACAGTCAtgtacacaaaaataaaacgtCTATTCTATGTGCCACAACCTTTGGAGATTTCTGTTCTAAAATATTCATTACATGGGGCATAATTttaaatattgtacttttaaaaacaaacgGCAGAATCTCCGAACGAATGGCTTCAACTGAAACTGTTCACAGAGGCACAGAGTAAGCGTTCATGGCTGTCAGCGTGTTAGCAGATCGTTCCGTTTAtacatcctcttcctcctcttcgtcctcgTAGTATCGGTTTCGTTTGATCATTTCCTCCACCGTCAgcacctcctgctgctcctctttatCATCCACCTCCTCGCTGTCCCAGAATCCCACATCCTGAGATGACCGGCAggcctccacctctccctcaggAGATGAGatggctgtgggctctgttGGCATCTCCAACACAcctccatcttcttcctcttccatcttctcctcgtcttcctcctcctgctcaggTTGTCCTCCTGGAGCGTCGTCTTCCTCCTGGGTGAGATGAAGTTCAGTCATGTCCTCGCTCTtcgtctccccctcctccccctcctgctcctcctcccctgaGCTGGTGTGAACGTCCACACAGCTGTCCTCGGTGGGCGTCTGGCTGTCTGACGACTGGCCGCCGTGCTGCAGCTCCATGCTCGAGGGTTCGGGGCTGAGCTGCCGGTCGTCCACAGGTGGAGGCGGACTCTCTCTTCTGGCCTCAGAAGCAGGAGTGTCTCCGGTTTGTCCTGCCAGCATGAAGGGCATGCTGCGCTCCTTCAGGGACGAGCTCCGGCGCAGGGAGGACATCTCTCTGGCCTGTTcagggggtgaggagggggagtcCTCCTCTGGTGGCCACTTGGCTCTGATGGGCTTCCCAGCAGAGCCCCCCTCTGTGGTTGCTGCGGCTCCAGTGCCGCTGTCCTCCGGCTCTGTGCGTGGCGGCCAGGAGATTTTCAGCCGGCGGGTCTCTGTGGGTCTGTCGGCCTTCTCTGACGATCCCTGTCCCAGAGCCTCCATAGTGGCCATCAGCACGTTGACTTTGGCCAGCGGGGAGTCTTCCACACTGGGGCTTTCCAGGTCTGAGGCCGGGGCCGGACTCCGGATCACCAGCTTGGTCTGAGCGTTGGACTGCGGTGACGTCTCACCGCCCTCGCCTTTGCTCTCCCACAGCTCCTTGTGGGGCCGGTGGCCGAAGCCCTCGTCGTAGTTGCCCTTGGCCTTGAAGAGTTGGCAGAAGTGCGGCTTGCAGTAGACGTTGTTGTGCAGGGAGGCGTAGTTCGCCAAACTGGACGGAGAGAGGAAtgaaacatttattcatttacactCAGGGGCCCAATGTGCCAACAGTTCAACTGGGGGGCCACACATGCTGAGTCAATATCCCCCCACATctactgaaaagaaaagaagtgacCTTTATGTTTGAGTCCTCCTCACCTGAGCTTGGTGTTGCAGTGCGAGCAGCGGAAACAGGAGCTGTGGTAGACGTGCTGGTTGGCCACCAGCCTCTCCAGAGGATAAACCGTCTTCCGACACGACACGCAGGTCTCCCTCACCGGCAGCCGGAAGCTCTGCAAGCAAAAAGTACGTTGGttcattcacacaaaaacataaatgtgacGCGAGGTGAAAGTTCCAGGTGGAGACTTACTCTGGGCGTCTTGGGCTGAGGAGAGTCTTTGTGAATGGAGGATGCTGGGGTTCCAGGACCAGAACCTGCGGGACCACATGATGATCAAGGTGAGAAAAGGCAGTGACACACTCTGAACACTAGAGGGAGCTGTTCTAAAAGAAAAGTGTTTGGCTTTTCCCACATAAACTTTCATGTCGATGCTCAAGAGTTTGGAAATAAATTTTACTCCTGATGATCCCAATGATTATTTGTAcagaaatgataataataaatgttCCTCATCACACAGAGTGGATCCTCTACATTTCTGAGTTAGAATAATTAACCTCAGCTGtttaaattttgtgtttttccattaaCATCTGCTCTGAAGAGAACTCGTTACAGGAGAAAATTCCTATCACCTAGAGTCATATGAAGACATGGAAAGAAAATTACCGTTGCTCTCTGCAGTAAAACCCTTCCTGTTGTTTGGTTCAGACTCTGGACTCTGTAACAGAGAAAGAACATGTGAGAAAAAACATCcgtcatgtttgtttgtttgttaaaaagTTCTACATCACAAACGGTCACATATTTCGACGTGGCCGGTTTTACGTGCACTGTGCCTGGAACGTTTGAGTTAAAGTCAGACTCCTCACCATGTCCAGAGTGCACGGGGGGACGTTCTCCTTCTGCTTTCCACAGAAACTGTCCAGCGGATCACTCTgagaaaagagacaagagacaaagtgtaaaaacacacagtgctccTTCCTACATGACAGTTTCATCCTTTGACACTTTGACTGTCTGAGCTGCCTGTCGACCGTTTCTTTGCTTATGACGCTCTGATGAGACGCATCTTGGCCGCCTCCAGTCCAGAGTTAGTTTGGGTGATTGGATTTGACTAAGCAGTCACCTTGAAAGCTTTGGTGTCAGGCAGAGAAGTCATGTAATGTTGAAATGAAACCCTGAACCCTGTGCGAGTTCGGTTGGGGGAACTTTGGTCTGATTTCAGGTTTTTTCGTATCCAGATAAAATCCACGTGATTTAATAAACTTTAGTTTACACTTCGCAAAATCACAAACCTGACTGCAGTCTCTGTCGCTGTTAACATACCTGAATTGTCTAGTTACGATAATAACAGCTAACAGCTGTCCAAATCCAGACACTTAAAGAACATTGAGTATTCATATACTACACATGCATCTGGCAGACACAGACGCCTTTACACCTTTTCATTACTGAGACTTTCCATGTTGGTCTCAAACGTATTCTTGTTGCATTgacacctgttttttttaaagtctctgACAGCTGTTCGATCTGCAGATGCATGTGTGGGACCTGTTCTGTATTTACTGTTGACTCTCtaataaacttaaaaaaaaaaaaaaaaaaaaaaacccttaagaTTTTTAAGTCTCCAGGTTTAGAGCTCTGATGATGTTGTGGTTTGGGGTCCAGGGCCTCAGAAGATGGTAGTTCTAAACATGACCGGTGGACTGACCCTGTGATATCTTGGTAGTTTAGGCCACTGGGGACCAAGGAGGCCCACGGTtactcacactgactgaggtgGGAGGGACATCCTGTTTGGAGATGGCAGCTTGATAGAGGGCCATCCTGTCCCGGAGAGGAGTGGACTCTGCAAGGCTTCCATCTggtacacaacaacacacaaacacacatatttacacacagtaTTGTCCAATGAATGTACAATGATGCAAAAGATTGGTTGTGATTAATTAAATTTCACCACAGTGCATTTTCCTTGTTTATGAAACTTAATTTCTTGAGGTTTTTGGGCATCGTTAACGTCGTTCGTCTCAGTTTTTCCTTCAAACTGTTAGGAACTGGTTTTACTTGACTTGCTCGCTGTAGCTTACAACAACCTACAGACAGTGTAACAGAATCTTTGACTGATTGGATCGATGTGTTTCCTCATGTTGGCATCTGTTGCCAACATGAGGAACATCTGTTGAATTCTTCATTACAAAGACGACGGTTCCTGTTCAGGacggacagatttttttttttttgtttttccatccaTCCCAGTTCAGACGGAGTGCAGGCCGTGCTGGTTAGTCATGCAGACTGTGGAAAGGAACATGGGGTCAGGAGTCGCGTGcacagcagagggaaacaggagtTCGTCTCTTCCTGTGCTCTCTGAAGCGGTCTGCTGATCACAGTGCTTTTACAGAGGCGGGCCTGTGTCGTCACTTCTGAGCTTTTCATTTCTGGGAAGGATGTAATCCATCCAGAGGAAGGCAGGACAACACTCGGTGTTCTGGAGGACATTGTTTGTGACTCACTGAACAGTTCCAGAGAACAACGCTGGATGTGCAGATTACGTGACTGAAACAAGGGTTTTGTAAATCGGAGCCCATTTGAGCAGCGTAGCTTTTTGCTCCTCACCTTAACACAAATATATCAgtctttacatttgtttttaaagcagctgtaatcAGTATTTTTGATTATACTGCTTTTGTGTGCAAAGTGTCactcaaagaaacaaaatccaCAGATAGTTACTGAGATTATGTCATCTCTACAGAGGGTTTTAGCGTTTTTCAGAtccttgttttgattttctgattttttgaGCTTCACTGCTTTGCTTCACTCCTGTTTTCAGCCCCGAACAGCAAACAGTCACAGTTGAAGACCAGATGCTGAACATATcagagcatttagcagctaaagggTCAAATATTTCCCttaggagttggtagagaccaaacacagagctaaaagaggaggaagactggACTTGGACTCATCAGATGGACACAGACGTGACTACAAATGAACAGTAATGTTGCTCTTTGCCATTTTTTCAAcgttgtggtaaaaaaaaaaaagtttacctTCATTAAACTATGAGTAAATATGATTAAACGTTGGGATTTACACACCCAGCAGTTAATTTATATCCACCTGATGAATTTAAGGccagtattcactctcttttagctctgttttggtctcctcATGTTCACCAACGAGTCTCTGACTTTGTGTGTTGTTCGGTGCTGAGCAGGTTGTGCATTTATCAGCAGTGACAGTTCGTAAAGCTgatgtaaaaccaaaataatgagctgaaagacgctAAAATGCTTAGTAGAACTGAGGGGAACTGGAGAGTCGGGTGACAGTTCTTGAGCGCCCCCTTTCACTTTAGTGATTTCATTTATCgttaatgtaaaatattgataaaagcagctttaacgagagaacagaaaaaatgacGGCTGcgtatttatatatttacagtcTAACTGGTACTAAATTATATGGTACATCACTGTTCTCCTGTATAATATACTCATATGTGCCATTAGCAAGTTAAAACAGTGGCACTGTGATCACACGAGATGCTACAGGTGCTGTTTCTGAGCACGTTTTCACTctcctcacttcctgtcatcTCTATGATAAAAATGCCCAAAAACTAAATTATAACAAACATATGCATGTACCTCCTAGTAGCGGGTCCATGTTGGCAGTGTTACCGTTGTTACCTCTACCTGTCTGCTCCCTGGacacctgcaaaaaaaacacacacgcacacacagacacacacacacacacggtcagggggtgtagaaaataaaaatataaagctgAAGTCAAAGCACAAAAAACAGCCTCCATGTTTCCTGTACGGCCTCtttaaacacactgcagcacacacacactatggcacacacacacactcatttgatGCTCACATGTTTCGGCCGGTGGAGCAAACAGACTGGAGGCGCTAACGTCCGTCAGGATGATCAAAGTGTAGAGGGATGAACGAAACGAAAAGACAAGAggtaaagagtgtgtgtgtgtgtgtgtctgctcgtCCAGTCCAAACCACTTTAATCCCCTTATGAGCTCAGAGAGACGGAGTCTGAGACAGACACCCCGTCTGTCCACAGCCACCAGCcagaaaacaaactgatcatttctctgttgtggttttcagaccttctgtttttttgggtttttttttttttttttttttttttaatacctgaAAACTACGAAAATATAGAAATTCAACCATAATCTCTTCGTAAAACTCTAAAACTCTGACCTGACCCGGCTCAGAGCTGTGTTTACGATCAGTTTCTGAGGAACCTGTGCTTTCGTCCTTCACACATCTTTCATCAATCTGGTGAAGTCACATCAGCCGACAAGTCTCAACTCTCCTGCAGCCGTCAAACCTCTCCCACTGACTGTCACGCCAAGTCCTCCGTCCAACATGAGGAAACACATCGATCCAATCAGTCACTTCTGGTCCAGATTACACAACACAGCGACTGTGACGCTTCCACGCATTTAACCTCCAGTCTGGAAGAGCAGCGAGCGACTCGCCTTCACTGTGGCGCTTAAAAACATCGAATGAGTGGTTTTCACTCTGCGTGCTGATTTAGATTCAGTCTGCAGGCTTCAGCAAGTAAAGatttcacaacagaaaacaaagctgaggTGACTGCAGGTGAAACACAACCAGTACGGTTCAGACAAGTCAAAGCTCATCAGTGAATCATGGCTCAGTCCTGCACTTCTGGCATCTTTTCATTACACTAACCTTTGAaaacacaccatcacacacctgTGGGACAATTTAGCCTTGGTGCTGTTACTTTAGGTGATTTTCGGTTGTAAAAAGAGATTGTAAACGTAACTGTTGAGGGACAgtaacctttttattttgggtGCATCGCGGGGGCGTCTATAAAGAGGTTTAATCTTCCAGCCACGAACTAAACTTTAATCCTTTTATCAGGTGAACAGTACGAGCCAGAGCAAAAGAGATGATGTCATGTGAGGGCGAGTCTGAGTCAGGGGTGAGTTAAACGCACAATCATAAATAATGCACACGTATCATAACGTGCACACGGCTGAATCATGACTGTGGGCAGGAACACCGAGTTACACAGCGAGTTAGTGCCTCAGACAAATCACAGCAAAAgaaaccatcatcatcatcatcataataatgGATCTGTCCCCAAAGGTGGATTATCTCCCAGACTAGCTCATGtagctctgcatgtgtgtgtctgtgatgaggGGATGTAAACATGGGGCGGGGGTCAGTGGGATGTAAACAGGCAGGCGGACCATACGAGGCCAGGCTGGGTCTCAGGAGGCTGGATCAGCAGGCTAGACAAAGAATCTGCCGCTAATCCTGATACTATTAAAGCTCACAttcagactgacagactgacttgCAGTTCCCCTTGTGACCCCGCCCTGTCCCTGAacacaccgcacacacacacacacaaatacaaacacacagtttaccAAAGACAATACCCTGTTAGTTTaccaaaacaaagacaggagaggaaggCACCAACGGAGTGAGTTAACAGCCTTTAAACACAGTAATGCAGCCAGGCCATGACTCAGTAACACAGTTCAAAGTGATGAAAGGAGCCACTGATAAGGTCAGCTCGTGAAGTGGACTCTGAGAAGCTGTTTTCAGCCGTGTGGTCTAAAAGGCCTCTTTCAGCCGCAGTGAAAACATCCTAATCCAGCAGAGCGGTCAGCACAAACACACGGGAGAAGTAAGAGCAGTGTC
Coding sequences within it:
- the lima1a gene encoding LOW QUALITY PROTEIN: LIM domain and actin-binding protein 1a (The sequence of the model RefSeq protein was modified relative to this genomic sequence to represent the inferred CDS: inserted 1 base in 1 codon), whose translation is MASVAPFSRRQWASQSLRVTAKELSIVSAXGKNNAIAERFSKYQMAAEEGNTEKKKTVAEPPLSGNLSVLKKRWEQQQQQPQPLSSNPQTSISQSPGPKPAPRSQIKAQSDTLKTTRLSQDHDAEPEAPVHSEISESTSNGLQSAQPEDLTDMEAKPSRDSEEQEGAASAEVPDCEKPSVPLNSLKMMFEKGENLSDKVSREQTGRGNNGNTANMDPLLGDGSLAESTPLRDRMALYQAAISKQDVPPTSVSSDPLDSFCGKQKENVPPCTLDMSPESEPNNRKGFTAESNGSGPGTPASSIHKDSPQPKTPRSFRLPVRETCVSCRKTVYPLERLVANQHVYHSSCFRCSHCNTKLSLANYASLHNNVYCKPHFCQLFKAKGNYDEGFGHRPHKELWESKGEGGETSPQSNAQTKLVIRSPAPASDLESPSVEDSPLAKVNVLMATMEALGQGSSEKADRPTETRRLKISWPPRTEPEDSGTGAAATTEGGSAGKPIRAKWPPEEDSPSSPPEQAREMSSLRRSSSLKERSMPFMLAGQTGDTPASEARRESPPPPVDDRQLSPEPSSMELQHGGQSSDSQTPTEDSCVDVHTSSGEEEQEGEEGETKSEDMTELHLTQEEDDAPGGQPEQEEEDEEKMEEEEDGGVLEMPTEPTAISSPEGEVEACRSSQDVGFWDSEEVDDKEEQQEVLTVEEMIKRNRYYEDEEEEEDV